A part of Ammospiza caudacuta isolate bAmmCau1 chromosome 7, bAmmCau1.pri, whole genome shotgun sequence genomic DNA contains:
- the C8B gene encoding complement component C8 beta chain — MSAQFLLLLLLCAVVGTHTAHGFGGQESPSPSVARARLGRVPPQPRDCILSSWSSWSKCDPCHKKRYRFARLEQPSQFGGDPCDGSDREAEQCVTNSPCRSRARCDGFVCAVTGRCIARRLLCNGEDDCGDQSDEKNCKKVFRKCDQKMEEYWGIENLAKGLNIFTNSLEGLVLDHRYYAGGCSPHYITDTRFRKPYNVESYTPETKGKYEFTMTEYDSYSNYESTVLKAKATQSSFSFGIKIPKVFELGYSSNDMRFKKFMKRMKRFSSSSSKFLHARCELAVGVYKLKPRALMLHHEFLRRLRQLPTEYSYGEYRELLRDFGTHFIQEATLGGTYEYTLVMNSHELQEAGYSLSDVQKCAQKGFNIAVNFGKFSVGLGVDSAGCNALLKEIGDSTARKQFVEDFQVLVRGGASEEITTLAHKDLPTAQLMQLWGDAVQYNPEIIKLKAEPLYELVSPSDVADSMKIKENLRRALVEFQLESSSCRCAPCLGNGIPFLRGAECECLCPLGSRGSACEISRSRDAAVNGGWGCWASWSPCSGGQRTRRRQCNNPAPQNGGSSCSGPDSETVPC; from the exons ATGAGCGCCCAAttcctgttgctgctgctgctgtgtgccgTGGTGGGCACCCACACTGCCCATGGCTTTGG TGGCCAGGAGTCCCCGAGCCCCAGCGTGGCCAGGGCCAGGCTCGGCCGTGTCCCACCACAGCCCCGCGACTGCATCCTGTCCTCCTGGTCCTCCTGGAGCAAGTGTGACCCCTGCCACAAGAAAAGG TACAGATTTGCCCGCCTGGAACAGCCCTCTCAGTTCGGTGGAGATCCCTGTGATGGCTCTGACAGGGAGGCTGAGCAGTGTGTCACAAACAGCccttgcaggagcagagctcgCTGTGATGGCTTTGTGTGTGCAGTTACAG GGAGATGCATTGCACGGAGGCTGCTCTGCAATGGGGAGGACGACTGTGGGGACCAGTCAGATgagaaaaactgcaaaaaagtGTTCAGGAAATGTGACCAGAAGATGGAAGAGTACTGGGGAATAGAGAACCTGGCCAAAGG GTTGAATATCTTCACAAACAGCTTGGAGGGGCTGGTCCTTGATCACAGGTACTATGCTGGGGGATGCTCTCCCCATTACATCACAGACACCAGGTTCAGGAAGCCCTACAACGTGGAGAGCTACACGCCAGAG ACCAAAGGCAAATATGAATTTACAATGACTGAATATGACTCCTACTCAAATTATGAAAGCACTGTCCTGAAGGCAAAAGCGACGCAGTCAAGCTTCAGCTTCGGTATAAAAATACCAAAAGTGTTTGAACTTGGTTACAGCTCAAATGACATGAGGTTCAAGAAGTTCATGAAGAGGATGAAAAGATTTTCTTCAAGT tCCAGCAAGTTCCTCCACGCCCGTTGTGAGCTGGCTGTTGGTGTGTACAAGCTGAAGCCCCGGGCCCTGATGCTGCACCACGAGTTCCTGCGGCGGCTGCGGCAGCTGCCCACGGAGTACAGCTACGGAGAGTACCGGGAGCTCCTCAGGGACTTCGGGACACACTTCATCCAGGAGGCCACTCTGGGAGGCACCTACGAGTACACCTTGGTCATGAACAGCCACGAGCTCCAAGAGGCAG GTTATTCTCTGAGTGATGTCCAGAAATGTGCACAGAAGGGCTTTAACATTGCTGTGAATTTTGGTAAATTCTCTGTGGGGCTTGGAGTAGATTCAGCTGGCTGTAATGCCCTTCTGAAAGAGATTGGAG acagcactgccaggaagCAGTTTGTGGAGGATTTCCAGGTGCTGGTCCGCGGAGGAGCGAGTGAGGAGATCACCACCCTGGCCCACAAGGACCTGCCCACGGCCCAGCtcatgcagctgtggggagaTGCTGTGCAGTACAACCCTGAGATCATCAAGCTGAAG GCAGAGCCACTGTATGAGCTGGTGAGTCCCTCTGACGTGGCTGATTCcatgaaaataaaggagaatCTGCGCCGGGCTCTGGTTGAGttccagctggagagcagctcctgtcGCTGTGCTCCCTGCCTTGGGAATGGCATCCCCTTCCTGAGAG GAGCAGAGTGTGAGTGCCTGTgtcccctgggcagcaggggcagcgCCTGTGAgatcagcaggagcagag